A section of the Pirellulales bacterium genome encodes:
- the ligA gene encoding NAD-dependent DNA ligase LigA, with protein sequence MTGKPPVAKQIVAKQIEDLREAIRYHDRKYYVEAAPEISDLQYDRLMKELKELEAAHPELVAPDSPTQRVGERPVEGLAQVEHRIPMLSIENTYNLPEVREFAARAAKKLAGETIEWVVELKVDGVAVALVYENGLLARGVTRGNGRLGDDVTHNIRTIGDVPLRLACGKPPPVLEVRGEVYMTNSDLVKLNQEQAKRGEPPFANSRNVTAGSIRLLDPRSCAKRRLRFFCHGVGYVEGVEAKNHRDFLAALAGYGLPTTPMVECFASIDAALAHCESLIERLHELDFEIDGLVLKVNDFEQRERLGTTSKSPRWVVAYKFEKYEATTRLNDIRVQVGKTGAITPVADLEPVELAGTVVSRASLHNADEIERKDVRIGDVVVVEKAGKIIPHIVRVEKHLREGHHRKFPFPEACPECGATLVKDEGGVYIRCPNPKCPAQLKERLRYFAGRNAMDIEGLGDKLVDQLVAEGLVRGYGDLYRLSIDKLMELERMGQRSSEKLLEGVEASKGRGLARLLNALAIRHVGVRLATVLADHFGSMEALMAADEEELADVNEVGPVIAKSVYQYLHSEYGAATARELKELGLNMEAPRLAKPRGGKGKLAGKTLVVTGSLQKYTRDEIGELIARHGGRAASSVSKNTDYVVAGEKAGSKLDKARSLGVPVLSEEEFEKLIAGE encoded by the coding sequence ATGACTGGAAAACCGCCCGTCGCCAAGCAAATTGTCGCCAAGCAAATCGAAGACCTGCGTGAAGCGATTCGCTATCACGATCGGAAATACTACGTCGAGGCGGCGCCGGAAATCAGCGATCTTCAATACGATCGGCTGATGAAGGAATTGAAGGAACTCGAAGCGGCGCATCCCGAACTGGTCGCGCCCGACAGCCCGACGCAACGCGTCGGCGAGCGGCCCGTCGAGGGACTCGCGCAGGTGGAGCATCGCATCCCGATGCTTTCCATCGAAAATACTTATAATCTGCCGGAGGTGCGGGAGTTCGCGGCACGGGCGGCGAAAAAACTGGCCGGCGAAACGATCGAATGGGTCGTGGAGCTGAAGGTCGACGGCGTGGCCGTGGCCCTGGTCTACGAAAACGGCCTGCTGGCCCGCGGCGTCACGCGCGGCAACGGCCGTCTGGGCGACGACGTCACGCACAACATCCGCACCATCGGCGACGTGCCGCTGCGGCTGGCGTGCGGCAAGCCGCCGCCGGTGTTGGAAGTGCGCGGGGAGGTGTACATGACCAACTCCGACCTGGTCAAGCTGAATCAAGAGCAGGCCAAGCGAGGCGAGCCACCGTTCGCCAACTCTCGCAACGTCACGGCCGGCAGCATCCGGCTGCTCGATCCCCGCAGTTGCGCCAAACGCCGGCTGCGGTTTTTCTGCCACGGAGTGGGCTATGTGGAAGGCGTCGAGGCCAAAAACCATCGGGATTTCCTGGCGGCGCTGGCCGGCTACGGTTTGCCGACCACGCCGATGGTCGAGTGCTTCGCGTCGATCGACGCGGCGCTGGCGCATTGCGAGTCGCTCATCGAGCGCTTGCACGAACTCGACTTCGAGATCGACGGGCTGGTGCTCAAGGTGAACGATTTCGAACAGCGCGAGCGGCTGGGCACGACCAGCAAGAGCCCTCGCTGGGTGGTGGCCTATAAGTTCGAGAAATACGAGGCCACCACGCGGCTCAACGACATCCGCGTGCAGGTCGGTAAGACCGGGGCCATCACTCCGGTCGCCGACCTGGAGCCGGTCGAGCTGGCGGGCACCGTCGTCAGCCGGGCCAGCCTGCACAACGCCGACGAGATCGAGCGAAAAGACGTGCGGATCGGCGACGTGGTCGTCGTGGAGAAAGCGGGCAAAATCATCCCGCACATCGTGCGCGTCGAAAAGCACCTTCGCGAAGGACATCACCGCAAGTTTCCTTTTCCCGAAGCCTGTCCCGAGTGCGGTGCCACGTTGGTGAAAGACGAGGGAGGCGTTTACATCCGCTGCCCGAACCCCAAGTGCCCGGCCCAGCTAAAGGAGCGGCTGCGTTACTTCGCCGGCCGCAATGCCATGGACATCGAGGGGCTGGGCGACAAGCTGGTCGATCAGCTTGTGGCCGAGGGGTTGGTGCGGGGCTATGGCGATCTTTATCGCCTCTCGATCGACAAGTTGATGGAGCTGGAGCGGATGGGGCAACGCTCGTCGGAAAAGCTGCTGGAAGGGGTCGAGGCCAGCAAGGGGCGAGGGTTGGCGAGGTTGCTCAACGCCTTGGCCATCCGCCATGTGGGCGTGCGCCTGGCCACGGTGCTGGCCGATCATTTCGGTTCGATGGAAGCCTTGATGGCCGCCGACGAGGAAGAGCTGGCGGACGTCAACGAGGTTGGCCCCGTCATCGCCAAAAGCGTCTATCAATACTTGCACAGTGAATACGGCGCCGCGACCGCCCGCGAGCTCAAAGAGCTCGGCTTGAATATGGAAGCGCCGCGGCTGGCCAAGCCGCGCGGCGGCAAAGGCAAGCTGGCGGGCAAAACGCTGGTCGTCACCGGAAGCTTGCAGAAATACACCCGCGACGAGATCGGAGAGCTGATCGCCCGGCACGGCGGCCGGGCGGCATCGAGCGTGTCGAAGAACACCGATTATGTGGTGGCCGGCGAAAAGGCCGGCAGCAAGCTCGACAAAGCGCGATCGCTGGGAGTGCCGGTGTTGAGCGAAGAAGAGTTCGAGAAGTTGATCGCGGGCGAATGA
- a CDS encoding DUF1573 domain-containing protein, which produces MARIVILSLALISASGPFALGQEWARKLFDVTSHDFGSVARGAKAEYRFKLTNIYLEDVHISGFRSSCGCTTPTISQELLKTYDEGYVVATFNTRNHLGQKSATITVTLDKPFPAEVQLQVAGYIRSDVELEPGGVQFGTLDADKPAEQTIAITARTDRDWQITEIRSSSEFVEAEAVETGRQVGQVTYEMKVRLLPGAPVGYLKERLLVVANGSRSTEFPIEIEGRILSRLTASSSLLVMGVAKPGGKLRKPLVIQAKQPFRITAVECDDESFTFEYPQTAERRHIVYVTFVAPPSAGKRNTRIRIVTDLDGDASTEVPAHATIVEPES; this is translated from the coding sequence GTGGCGCGCATCGTGATTCTCAGCCTCGCCCTTATTTCGGCGTCGGGCCCCTTCGCGCTCGGCCAGGAGTGGGCGCGCAAGCTGTTCGATGTCACCAGTCATGATTTTGGCAGCGTCGCTCGCGGCGCGAAGGCCGAATACCGCTTCAAGCTGACCAATATCTATCTGGAAGACGTTCACATCAGCGGCTTTCGTTCGAGCTGCGGCTGCACGACCCCCACCATCAGCCAAGAACTGTTGAAAACCTACGACGAAGGGTACGTCGTCGCCACCTTCAATACGCGCAACCACCTAGGCCAGAAATCGGCCACGATTACGGTGACGCTCGATAAGCCCTTCCCGGCGGAGGTCCAACTGCAGGTCGCCGGCTACATCCGCAGCGACGTGGAATTGGAGCCGGGCGGGGTGCAATTCGGCACACTCGACGCCGACAAGCCGGCCGAACAGACGATCGCCATCACCGCCCGCACCGACCGCGACTGGCAAATCACCGAAATCCGCTCCAGCTCGGAGTTCGTCGAAGCCGAGGCGGTGGAAACGGGCCGCCAAGTCGGTCAGGTGACCTATGAAATGAAGGTCCGATTGTTGCCCGGAGCGCCCGTCGGGTATTTGAAAGAGCGGTTGCTCGTCGTCGCCAACGGCTCCCGGTCGACGGAGTTCCCCATCGAGATCGAAGGCCGCATTCTGTCGCGGCTGACCGCCAGCTCCTCGTTGCTCGTCATGGGGGTGGCCAAGCCGGGCGGCAAGCTCCGCAAACCGCTGGTGATTCAAGCCAAGCAGCCATTTCGCATTACCGCCGTCGAATGCGACGACGAGAGTTTCACCTTCGAGTATCCCCAGACGGCCGAGCGCCGGCATATCGTGTATGTCACGTTTGTCGCGCCGCCATCGGCCGGCAAGCGGAACACGCGAATCCGCATCGTCACCGACCTGGACGGCGATGCCTCAACCGAGGTGCCCGCTCACGCCACCATTGTCGAGCCGGAGTCGTAG
- a CDS encoding thioredoxin-like domain-containing protein, whose protein sequence is MTLPQPAVARPDRRLTCFVVVFLAIACGGCGANAKVATAREKEPRKQTAKAKPAAETPDTEQPDDGEFPYQHRIACPDLTGGVGWLNTAGPLELKDLRGKFVVLDFWTFCCINCMHILPELKKLEAAYPREVVVIGVHSAKFEKEEDSKNIAEAIQRYDIEHPVVNDARHAIWNRFGISSWPTVLLIDPEGNLVWGRSGEVEFKLLDSVIKSGLAYYRRKGVLDEAPLRFELEAAKARRTPLRYPGKIVADAAGGRLFIADSNHHRLIVASLEGQEIATIGSGALGADDGPFDTASFNHPQGMAIAGDTLYVADTENHKLRKVDLKNKTVTTIAGTGQQRRSYHWPGMREADEQPVESSRPGMPFAAKSQGTALNSPWDLCIHGDDLYIAMAGSHQIWRMTLDEKAIGPYAGNGREDIVDGPLLPSQPFEEGFASFAQPSGLATDGKWLYVADSEGSSIRAVPFDPAQEVKTVIGTSRLSRARLFTFGDVDGRGAEVRLQHCLGAAYAEGQLYVADTYNNKIKVIDPKNKTCRTVAGTGKPGTNDGPAQFDEPAGISAADGRLYVADTNNHLIRVVDLKHGNQVSTLSIAGLTPPEPSDDSLVAGQAEGDTVELPLTVLKPDNGKVYLSVELHLPDGYKINAQAPMAYRVEAQSEGVVDRKAIGKSVKLEKPAADFQIELPLTGDTGSDALKLSLTYYYCQHGGAGLCKVGTATWKLPLKLAPDATSSTLLLELDVE, encoded by the coding sequence ATGACTTTGCCCCAGCCCGCCGTGGCCCGACCCGATCGCCGGCTTACTTGCTTCGTCGTTGTTTTCCTGGCAATTGCCTGCGGAGGATGCGGCGCCAACGCGAAGGTCGCCACGGCCCGAGAGAAGGAGCCGCGGAAGCAAACGGCAAAGGCAAAACCCGCGGCGGAAACGCCGGACACGGAACAGCCGGACGATGGCGAGTTTCCCTATCAGCACCGCATTGCTTGTCCCGATTTGACCGGCGGCGTCGGTTGGCTCAATACGGCCGGCCCGCTGGAGCTGAAAGACCTGCGGGGCAAGTTCGTGGTGCTCGACTTCTGGACGTTTTGCTGCATCAACTGCATGCACATTCTGCCGGAGCTGAAGAAGCTCGAAGCGGCCTACCCCCGTGAAGTCGTCGTGATCGGGGTCCATTCGGCCAAGTTCGAGAAGGAAGAGGACTCCAAGAACATCGCCGAAGCGATTCAGCGCTACGACATCGAACACCCGGTGGTCAACGATGCGCGGCACGCGATTTGGAACCGCTTCGGCATCAGTAGTTGGCCGACCGTGTTGCTCATCGATCCGGAAGGGAACCTGGTGTGGGGGCGAAGCGGCGAAGTGGAGTTCAAGCTGCTCGACTCGGTGATCAAGTCGGGGTTGGCCTATTACCGGCGCAAGGGCGTGCTCGACGAAGCGCCGTTGCGCTTCGAGCTCGAAGCGGCGAAAGCACGGCGCACCCCCCTGCGCTATCCTGGCAAAATCGTGGCCGACGCGGCCGGCGGCCGGTTGTTCATTGCCGACAGCAACCACCATCGCCTGATCGTCGCGAGTCTTGAGGGCCAAGAAATCGCCACCATCGGTTCCGGAGCGTTGGGCGCCGACGACGGGCCGTTTGATACGGCGTCGTTCAACCATCCACAGGGCATGGCCATCGCGGGCGACACGCTTTATGTGGCCGACACCGAAAACCATAAGCTGCGGAAAGTCGACTTGAAAAACAAGACGGTGACCACCATCGCCGGCACGGGACAGCAGCGGCGGTCGTATCACTGGCCCGGCATGCGGGAAGCCGATGAGCAGCCAGTCGAATCGAGCCGGCCGGGCATGCCCTTCGCCGCCAAGTCGCAAGGGACGGCCCTGAACAGCCCGTGGGATTTGTGCATCCACGGCGACGACCTTTACATCGCCATGGCCGGATCGCACCAGATTTGGCGCATGACGCTCGATGAGAAAGCCATCGGCCCCTACGCGGGCAACGGCCGCGAAGATATCGTCGATGGTCCGCTGCTGCCGTCGCAGCCCTTCGAAGAAGGTTTTGCGTCCTTCGCGCAGCCCAGCGGCCTGGCGACCGACGGCAAATGGCTCTATGTGGCCGACAGCGAGGGAAGTTCGATCCGGGCCGTTCCGTTCGATCCTGCCCAGGAAGTGAAAACGGTGATCGGCACGTCGCGGCTTTCGCGTGCTCGGCTGTTTACCTTCGGCGACGTTGACGGCCGGGGCGCTGAAGTCCGCTTGCAACACTGCCTGGGCGCGGCATACGCCGAGGGACAGCTTTACGTGGCCGACACCTACAACAACAAAATCAAGGTGATCGACCCCAAGAACAAAACGTGCCGCACGGTGGCGGGCACCGGCAAGCCGGGCACGAACGACGGTCCGGCCCAGTTCGACGAACCGGCCGGCATCAGCGCGGCCGACGGCCGGTTGTATGTCGCCGACACCAACAACCATCTCATTCGCGTCGTCGACCTAAAGCACGGCAACCAAGTGAGCACGCTCTCGATTGCGGGCCTAACGCCGCCGGAGCCGAGCGATGATTCTCTTGTGGCGGGCCAGGCTGAAGGCGACACCGTCGAGTTGCCTTTGACCGTCCTGAAACCGGACAACGGCAAGGTTTACCTCTCGGTCGAGCTGCATTTGCCCGATGGCTACAAGATCAACGCTCAAGCTCCGATGGCGTATCGAGTGGAAGCCCAAAGCGAAGGGGTGGTCGATCGCAAAGCCATCGGCAAATCGGTGAAATTGGAGAAACCGGCGGCCGACTTTCAGATTGAGCTGCCCTTGACCGGCGACACCGGCAGCGATGCGTTGAAACTTTCGCTGACCTACTATTACTGTCAGCACGGCGGGGCGGGATTGTGCAAGGTGGGCACGGCAACCTGGAAGCTGCCGCTGAAACTCGCGCCCGACGCCACGAGTTCGACGCTCCTGTTGGAGTTGGATGTGGAATAG
- a CDS encoding response regulator: MSESDPATKNAKTSGPSLRLLVIDDNHDAADTMAMLLRVMGHQASVAYSGATGVERAIAESPDAVILDLGLPEIDGYEVARRIRQHSHLAQVPLVAVTGYGQDSDRERSLEAGLAAHIVKPVDSRKLGEILATVVRSKA, from the coding sequence ATGTCGGAATCCGACCCGGCCACGAAAAACGCGAAGACGAGCGGCCCGTCGCTGCGGCTGTTGGTAATCGACGACAACCACGATGCGGCCGATACGATGGCGATGCTTCTGCGTGTCATGGGCCATCAAGCCAGCGTGGCCTACTCGGGCGCGACGGGCGTGGAGCGGGCCATTGCCGAGTCGCCCGACGCCGTGATCCTCGACTTGGGCCTGCCGGAGATCGATGGATACGAAGTCGCCCGACGCATCCGCCAGCATTCGCACCTGGCCCAGGTGCCGCTGGTCGCTGTCACCGGTTACGGGCAGGACAGCGATCGCGAGCGGTCGCTGGAAGCGGGCCTCGCCGCCCATATCGTCAAGCCGGTCGATTCGCGCAAACTAGGAGAAATCCTGGCCACGGTCGTTCGCAGTAAAGCGTAG